The following proteins come from a genomic window of Elgaria multicarinata webbii isolate HBS135686 ecotype San Diego chromosome 10, rElgMul1.1.pri, whole genome shotgun sequence:
- the RASL11B gene encoding ras-like protein family member 11B, translating into MRLIHNMGTIAEYPQAASATGSGESCGAGRPRLIKIAVVGASGVGKTALVVRFLTKRFIGDYERNAGNLYSRQIEIDGEMFAIQVQDTPGVQIHGHSLDCNEQLNRCIRWADAVVIVFSITDYKSYELLSHFHQHIRQLHPGNRVPVVVVANKADLLHIKEVEPQHGLQLASVLGCTFYEVSVSENYKEVFNAFHSLCKDVCKQQSTSTPEKRRSSLIPRPKSPNMQDLKRRFKQALSAKVRTVTSV; encoded by the exons ATGCGCCTGATCCACAATATGGGGACCATCGCGGAGTACCCCCAAGCAGCGAGCGCCACCGGCAGCGGAGAGAGCTGCGGAGCCGGCCGCCCCCGACTCATCAAGATCGCTGTGGTGGGAGCCAGCGGGGTGGGCAAGACCG CCCTGGTGGTGAGATTTCTCACAAAACGATTCATTGGAGACTATGAACGCAACGCAG GTAATCTGTACAGTAGACAGATTGAAATTGATGGAGAGATGTTTGCAATTCAAGTCCAAGACACTCCTGGAGTACAG aTCCATGGACATAGCCTGGATTGTAATGAGCAGCTGAACAGATGTATTCGCTGGGCAGATGCAGTTGTGATAGTCTTTTCAATCACAGACTATAAGAGTTACGAACTACTCAGTCACTTCCACCAGCACATACGGCAGTTGCACCCAGGAAACAGAGTGCCTGTGGTTGTTGTAGCAAACAAAGCAGACCTCCTCCATATTAAAGAGGTGGAACCCCAACATGGACTTCAGCTGGCCAGCGTGTTGGGTTGTACTTTCTATGAAGTGTCTGTCAGTGAGAACTACAAAGAGGTCTTCAATGCCTTCCATAGCTTATGTAAAGATGTCTGTAAGCAACAATCCACCAGCACCCCGGAAAAGAGGAGAAGCTCTCTCATTCCAAGACCAAAATCACCCAACATGCAAGACCTGAAAAGAAGGTTTAAGCAAGCCTTATCTGCCAAAGTGAGGACTGTCACCTCTGTCTGA